DNA sequence from the Sediminibacillus dalangtanensis genome:
ATAAAAGCAGCTTTAAATCGGCTATCGAAAATAAATCACTGACGTTTATCTGGCGTCCCAGGAACAGGACACGGTCTTCTATTCCAAGCTGTTTCACTACCCGGCACATTTCGGAGTATTCGGGACCGTCGCCTACAAGCAATAGCTTTGCAGGCACTTTTCCCTGGATTATATGAAAGGCAGCAATCACGTCTGCCACTCGTTTCACTTTCCTGAAGTTAGAAACATGAATGATGACTTTTTCCTCATCAGCAATGCCGTAATCCTGTCTAAGGCGTTGATTTTCCCGCTGATGATATTCCCGTTCATCGATAAAATTGTAGATGACTTCTATTTCTCTCTCCACACCCAGCATTTCTTTCGTCTGGGCAACAAGGCTCCGTGAAACTGCTGTAACGGCATCGGATTGATCAATACCGTGTTTGATCATTTTGGTTAAACTATTATCAATCCCGAGGACTGTGATATCCGTCCCATGCAACGTAGTGACGATTTTTACATCATGCTCCGCTATTTCCCTTGCCAATATGGCACAGATGGCATGTGGCATGGCATAGTGAACATGAAGAATATCGAGTTTTTCCTGATCAATCACTTCTGCCATCTTGTTGGCCAACGCTAGGTCATATGGCGGGTATTGGAAGACGGGATAATGGTTCAGCTCCACTTCATGGAAATAAATATTAGAGTTAACGCCCTGTAAACGGAACGGCAAACTTGAAGTGATAAAGTGTATTTCGTTCCCCTGCTTTGCCAGCAGTTTACCTAATTCTGTTGCTATGACTCCTGATCCACCAACAGATGGATAACAGGTTATACCGATTTTTTTCATGATTGACTTCCTTAGCTTATTATTTTCCTTTGACAATTTCTCTCCATTGAAAATCCCCATGCTCCAAAGCCCGGACGACAATTTCAGCTGCTCCGAGATTGGTAGCCAAAGGAATTTGGTATACATCACACAGTCTCATTAAGGCGCTGACATCTGGCTCATGAGGCTGAGCGGTAAGTGGATCACGGAAGAAAATGACGACATCCATGTCGTTTTGTGCAATCATCGCACCGATTTGCTGGTCGCCGCCAAGTGGACCCGATTGAAAACGGTGTATATCCATATTCGTTGCTTCGGCTATTTTGGAGCCGGTTGTTCCGGTGGCATATAGCTGATGCTTTTCCAGGATATGCGTATAAGCAATCGTGAATTCGATCATATCTGATTTCTTCTTATCATGTGCTATAAGAGCAATGTTCACCTTAATCCCTCATTCCAGTAAATTTTCCAAACCGTACACCAACAAATCCAGCTTCATTACATGATCAATCGCCAGCTTCACTCCTGACATAAAGGATTCCCGATGGAAGGAATCATGTTTGATGGTCAGATTTTGGCCGGAAGCACCGAAAACGACTTCCTGGTGCGCAACGAGTCCGGGAAGTCGAACACTGTGTATTTTCATGCCGTCGACATCAGCCCCTCTCGCTCCTTCGATGGTTTCCTTTTCATCCTGGTGTCCCTGCCGCTTGCTTTCCCTCACTTCCTGAATCAATCGGGCAGTTTTCACAGCTGTTCCCGATGGAGCATCGAGCTTATTGTCATGATGACGTTCAATGATTTCCACATCAGGAAAATACTTCGCTGCCCACTTGGAAAACTGCATCATCAAAACAGCACCCAAGGCGAAGTTTGGAGCAATCACAGTCCCTAATTGTTTTTCTTCTGCCAGTCTCGTCAATTCTTCGAGCTGCTCCTCCGTGAAACCTGTTGTACCTACAACCGGGCGGATGCCATTCTCCAAAGCGGTCTTCGTATGCAAGTATCCATATTCAGGGGTAGTCAAGTCCACCAATACATCTGCTTCAACTTGCTGGAAACACTCTTCCACGTCTTCATAAATACGGGCATCAAAAGCAGGCAGTCCATCTATATCTCTCACGAGCATGCCGTCGTTTTTACGATCAAGACAAGCAGCAAGTTCCAGATCATCTTGTTTGGCGATCATGCGAAGCGCTTCACTCCCCATTTTCCCGCGTGGTCCTGCAACAATTACTTTTGTTTTAGTCATGATCCTTCCCCTCTCCATCTTTTCTTGTCCAACGATTTTTGTCTCTTGTTTCTATTTTGCTCATCGACCGTTCAAATGCGTCTGAAAGGTCGATATCCAACGAATTGGCAAAACATATGGCGACAAATAACAAATCACCTAATTCGTCTTCCATTGTTTTTTCCTGTTCAGAAGCTTTTTTTGGTTTTTCTCCATGATGATGATTCACTTCCCGTGCCAACTCGCCGACTTCTTCCGTCAACCTTGCCATAAGGCTTAATGGAGAAAAATATCCTTCTTTGAATTGTCCTATGTAAGCATCCACTCTTTTTTGCATTTCAACCGTGGTATATCCTTTTTCGTGATCCATCTCCGATACTCCTTTTTTACAGCAAGCCCATACGGAGGGAAGCTTGGCTTTTGTATGTTCAATCAATTAACATGTTAGCTAAAAGGAGGACGTTTGACAAATTTTTAATACAGGAACGGTAATGATTGTTACCTAATCGGGGATTGTCTATAATGGTTAAGGTAATTCTATTAGAAGAGGTGATGGAATGAGTGTTTTCGGCATCAAGTTAAAAAATACACTGTTCATCTTGTTCGGATCTGCTGTATTTGCTTTCGGAATCGTCCATTTTAATATGCAAAATGAACTGGGTGAAGGTGGCTTTACCGGAATAACCTTGCTATTTTATTTTTTGTGGGGCTGGGACCCTGCCATCATGAATATTGTATTGAATGTACCGGCATTCATCGTCGGCTGGCGATTTTTAAGCCGCAATACGTTTATTTATACGATTATTGGAACGTTGGCCGTATCCTTGTTTTTAAGTATTTTTCAAGCCCATCAATTTTATTTGCATTTAGAGTCGGACATGACCTTGGTTGCGTTATTCGCCGGGGTGTCTATCGGGATCGGACTTGGCATTATTTTTCGTTATGGCGGAACGACAGGTGGTGTCGACATCATTGCCAGGATCGTTCACAAGTATGCCGGCTGGAGCATGGGCAAAACCATGTTTTTATTCGACGCGATTGTTATCTCCACTTCAATTATCGCTTATTTAGAGCTTGTCGAAGGGATGTACACGCTTGTTGCTGTCTATGTCGCTGCGCGAGTCATCGACTTTATCCAGGAAGGGGCATATGCTGCTAGAGGAGCAACCATCATCTCCAATCGCAGCCATGAAGTTTCCGAAGAGATCCTGCGTAGGATGGATAGGGGCGTCACGGTCCTACAAGGAAAAGGAAGATATACAGGAGAAAACCGCGAAGTCTTGTATTGTGTCGTAGGCAGAAATGAAATCGTACGACTGCAAAATATCATCAACAGCGTTGACCCGCATGCTTTTGTGGCCGTTACTTCTGTACACGATGTTCTTGGCGAGGGATTCACCCTCGATGAAAACAAACAACCGCTTCAGGACTGATGCCTGGGCCGCAATGGAGTGTGCTGAGGAAGTTGAACCTGTAGAAAGCGCAGTATTGACATGTCGCTGAGAAGCATTTACAAAACAACAGAAAGTAAAAGAGTTTATCTTATAAGGACAAAAGCGCAAGCGCCTGTTTAAAGGAGTACAGGCTAGAGCCGTCACGTCCTGTGGCAACGCCTGCATGACCCACATCGTGTGCTTAAGAACAGCCTCGGCGTGGCGCTTTTTGCCACACAGAGGATGGGCTTAAGACCTCGAGGGGGTAGGCGCTGGAGCTGGACGTGGCTGTTTCAGCCAATAATGATCCACAGACAGTTAAATTTAACATTTCCTATATAATAAAAAAGAAAAACCGAACGAGTTCGAATGCTAGGATTCGAATCATCGTTCGGTTTTTAGCTTTGGCGACAATGCTTTGTCCCAGCCATGTATATTTGTCTTAGCTTTAATCGTCATTTGATACGACAAACATCAATATGAAGCGGATCAATTCTGCCACAGCGACCATTGCCGCAGCGACGTAAGTCAAAGCGGCTGCATTTAACACTTTCTTCGTTTGCCGCTCTTCATTATTGCGGATGATACCGCTGGAAACCAATTGGCCCATCGCCCGACTCGATGCATTGAACTCAACCGGAAGTGTCACCAGCTGGAACAACACAGCAAACGACATGAACACGATACCGACAAATACAAGGTTCATCATATCCATGATCGCACCAGCAATTATCAGGATAAAAGACAAATTGGAACCTAGATTAGCCAGCGGAAACAGTGAATGCCGGAAGCGTAGAAACGCATAAGATTCTGCATCCTGGATTGCATGCCCCACCTCATGCGCTGCAATTGCTGAAGCAGCCATCGAATGTCCATGGTAGTTGTCTTGGGACAACCGCACAACCTTTTTCCTCGGATCATAGTGGTCGGAAAGTGTGCCGCGTGTCTCTTCAACCCGTACATCGAAAATACCGTTATCATCTAATATTTTCCGGGCTACCTGTGCGCCAGTCACATAGGATGAAGTTGCAACTTGAGAATACTTTTTATAGGTTCTTTTCACTTTTGATTGAGCCCATAATGGGATGATCATTAAGAGCGCGATATAAATTAAGTAGCCGCCTAACGAAGCGAACATGCTCATTCCTCCATTGATGAAATTCAGTTCTTTCATTAAGGTCAATTTTAGTCAAATATGAGCAAATAGTCAACTGTTTTCTCTTTTGTTCTCTTGTCTTGTTCTTTCCCCTTTATACTTTTTCCAGGCTACATAGGAAAGCGTGATAATAATGAAACCACCGACAGCAGCCACCATAAAAATAAGCGTTAAATTCCGTTTCAATGTGTCATCGTTCCCTGTTTCAATTTGTTGCAATAGATCGGAAGCAGTAATCATCTGCTCTTGCCACCCGGGGCTGTCCATTGAAGCCAGCAAATAAGAAATGGCTGCACTCGTTTGCATATAACCTTCCTCGTCAGCAGCCAGCTTCAATGCCGGCTCCATGATATTCCAATGTGTTGTCAGACGGTTTATATCTTGCATGGCAAGTTCTTCATCGGTTTTAGACAATTGTTCTATTTCACTCTGCAGTTCCTGCTTCCAGGTCATCCAAAGCGGTTCCTTTTCATTTTTTAAAGCATCAAACACAAGAAGCAATGACATTGCATGGGTATACAGCTGTGAATCTTTATCCTCCGGGACCGCGACAGCTTGCAGGTTGCGTTGCAGAACATCAACAGCGATTTTTGCTTTGTCAGTATCGGTATGCTCAGAAGCATATTGTGTGAATTCTTGAGAATGGTGTTGCAGCAAGGCTTCGGCCTCTTCATATCTTTCCTCCTGTACGAAGCGGACATACTGGTAGATGGAGGAATGAACATCCTGGTGATGTGCCAAGACGGCCTTTCCTGGCAAAAACGCACCGACAGCCAGCAAAAAACAAAGTAATAATTGCGCATAACTTGTCCTATTCATCGAGATCCCCTCTCTAACCTATTCCTTTTCCAATGTATGAAAAGGAGGACAAGTTTAGACCATAAAGATAGTGATTTCTTAACGAAAGAGGGCTACGGTTCCGTTGCCTTTCTATAGAATCGTCAATCAAGACAACGGAAAGCTATCATCTCTAATAACACGCTGCCTGTATATAGCAGTGAATCAAGTGAAAATAGAGAGAACGATCACTGTAAGAGATGGCTTTTTCGTTTCAGGTGAATGGTTAGGTAATAAGCAATGGCAATCGAAACAATGCTCAGCCAAAAAGTAAAGTAGCCGATTTCATTCATGTAATCAGTTAACGAAGAGTAAACCGGCATCATGCCAAACACATAGTCGATAATATCATTATGTAAAGTCCAGATGGCTGCCACCATGATATGTCGAAGCTTTATTTTATAAAATGGTGCATATAGCAAACCCTGAATAGCCATTGCTCCATGCGACGCCATCAGCATATACCCCTGCCAGACTAAATCGCCAGTGGTAAACAAAGTAAGCAAGTTCATGACCACTGCCCACACACCATATTTGAATAAAGTGATGATAGCAAGTGCTTCTATGTAAGGAGCTTGCCTTCCATATAAATAGAAACCCAAAAATAAGCTAAAGAACAGGCTTGCTGTCGGACTATCCGGCACAAATGGCAGAAAAATGGTTGGTGTAACTGCCAACTGGCTGCCATACCAATAATAACCGTAAATCGTTCCCAATATATTGATGACCAGCAACATCCAAAGAAATTGTTTATTGGTTAATAGATACTTATACATTTCTTCATTCCCTTCATTCCTCAACAATAGAATGCTAATCCTGCCTTACTATCGAAAAAACCCTCGCCAGTAAATATGTCGGCGAGGGTTTTTTTCGATTGACTTATTCTCCACTTTCATTGACTTCGACTATAAACTCAGCCAATTGCTGTAATTCTTCATCGGTACCTTCGAATTGCCCAGGAGGCATATCCCCAATACCGTTTTGAGCGATATCTTTTATTTCATCTACTGAATGGTCAATGTCTGTTAATGGTGGGGCTGCTGCTCCGCCTTCGAGGCTTTCGCCGTGACATTGAATACAGCTATTGTTTTGGTAAACTTCGTAGCCTGGATGGTCTTCGTCAATTTCGACTTCAACAGGCAATTCAGGAGTATTTTCCTCCGCTCTTTGTTGCCAGTTCACGTGCTCTGCAGCTTCATATGTAAGCCAGAAAACACTTGCCATACCCAATAACATCAGCGATACAGCGATTGGACGCTGGGAAACCTTTCTGCCTGGCCTGTTGTCCAGGAACGGTGCCAGCAAAAGTCCGCCAAAAGCCAAACCTGGTGCTATGATGGCCCCTATGACAAAATATGGGCCACTGGCAAATTCATACTTTAAGAATTGGTATAAAAATAAGAAATACCAGTCTGGTAATGGTATATAACCTGCAGCTGTCGGATCGGCGATTCCTTCCAGCGGTGCCGGGTGAGCGGCAGTCAAACATAAGAAACCAACAAGAAATACCGCACCAACCAACCATTCTTTTAATAGGAAGTTCGGCCAAAATGCCTCTGTTCTCCCAGGATACTCTGAATAGTCCTTCGGTATATTAGGCTTTCGTTCAGCAGTGATTCGAGAATCACCGACAAACTTCATCCCTTTCCCTTTATGCACAGCTTTCCCTCCTTTTTACAATGTATCGTTGCTTATAGTGGTCCAGAAATACCTTGCTTTCGAATCAAGATAAAGTGGACGGCCATTAGGGCAAATAATGCAGCCGGCAGGAAAAATACGTGAATGGCAAAGAAACGGGTCAATGTTTGTGCACCGACAATATTTGGATCCCCTGCCATTAATGTTTTGGTCGCTTCACCGATGAAAGGCACTTTCTCGGCAATTTCCAGCGTTACCTGGGTTGCGAAATAAGCTTTGTTATCCCACGGAAGCAAGTAACCGGTCAAACCAAGGCCGAGCATGATGAAGAACAACAGTACACCGACCATCCAGTTCAATTCACGCGGCTTTTTATAAGCTCCCTGGAAAAAAACACGTAAAGTATGTAGGAACAGCATGACAATTACGACACTGGCACCCCAGTGATGCATTCCTCTAACGATTTGTCCGTGGGCGACTTCTGTCTGCAGATAGTAAACAGATCTCCACGCGTTTTCAATATCCGGTACATAATACATGGTCAAAAACATACCCGATAAGATTTGAATGACTGTCACAAAGAAAGTCAATCCGCCAAAACAATAGACAAACGCCGAAAAGTGATGCGCAGGATTGACGTGCTCCGGCACCTCATGGTCGGCAATATCCCGCCACAAAGGCGTAATATCAACGCGCTCGTCTACCCAATCATAAAGTTTTTGCAGCATAGATTACGCCTCCCCTCTCGGTTTTGTAGGTCCAAGCAATAAGGTCCCATCTTCAATTTTATATTCATAGAAATCCAAGCCTTCCGGCGGCGGTGTGTTTGGTACATTTTCACCGCTCTTGTAATAACGGCCGTCATGGCACGGGCAATAGAATTGATCAGGATAATCATCATTACCGGCCCATGTGACCATACAGCCAAGGTGCTTACAAATCGGAGACAGTGCCACAATATCACCATTTTCATCTTTGTAGACCCAGGCTGTTTTTGTTACGGTTGACTCATACCAGGCGTCGACCTGATCAATTTCCCAGTCAACCCTTGTAGGTTCTTCCGTGATGTTTTCCACATCTTCAACAGCTTTAAATTCGCCAGTGGTAGAAGCCTGCAAAGCTGGGTCGATAGCGAAACGCACCATCGGCGCAAGCATTCCGGCAGCCATAAACCCACCCACGCCTGTAAGCGTATAATTCAAAAACTGGCGACGGGACACTTGTTGTCTCTTTTCACTCATGGTTTACCCCCCTCTATGCTAAAATCCAACACATGATAATATCAAGTTTACTAGGACATATCCATGATAGCGCAATCTGTTTGTCCGGTCAATAAATTATAAGCAGGCGGACAAAGTTTCTATAACAGGAGTTGACTGGCTCCGTGCCGCAAGTCGACGCTAGCCATTTCCATTTGATTCAGCCAGCTGCAACTCGAACAAGCTTAAAGCTTTACTGTTCTTACTGATTCGTGCCAAGAATGTTACCAATAGGTTTTGATCAGGTCGGTCAGTTGGCTGACCTGGTCTTTAATGATAGTTTGTGTTTCTTTCGACTGCGTGTCTTCGGACTGGATGGCCGGCAGCCATAACAGGTTACCGTTCAAGTTCCGCTCCTGTTTCTTCCAATGCGGGTCAAAACTGAAGAAGAACACATGCTTGAACGGCCTCTCGCTTGCTTTAGCCGCCCATTCATTCAGTCGCGAAACCTCTGCACCCAAGTTCTCCGAAGCAAGATAATGATAGGCTGGCAGTAAAAAGATTCTTCCTTTAAAGTGCTTTTCCATTTCTCTTACAAAAATCATGCCTGTTTCCTGCTGGGCCGCACTTTTTTCCATTTCCTTCTGATTTGTAAAGGTAACCGGAATCAGCGGAATGAGTAAAGTATCAATATACTCTTCTGCGGTAAAATACTGACCCAAATCTTGTTTGTTCCATTGCATGGTCTGTCACCTTTCCTATTCTTTGTCACTTTACTAAAAATATCATAAAAAAGAGCGAATTTCATCTAATAAAAATGAAATCCGCTCTTTCCATCTCATGCACCAGATGTATGTCACCTACTTCACCTGCGCAAATCTATCTTCCAGTTCCCTCAATTCTCTGATCAACCGGTCGAAGCTTGACTGATCCCGATTATCCAGCGCCAAGTCAATTCCTTCTTGCAATCTTTGTTTCTGGGTTTGATAAATGGATTTATCCAACATTTTCTTCGCAGCCAGACGATCTTTTTTTGTAATAAAGTAGTCATCCGGGAGATATGGATTATCTTCCAATACTGCTACATAAGAGGCTGATTGGTTCGCATTTTTAAAATTGAGTTGAATATATACCGGATCCTTTCGGTTCAGCCGTATGTCATGAAACGATTTTTCGGCATCGGTCGTGACGATATGGTTTTTATAAAAGCGAAAAGGAGCTTCCTCTGAGCAGAAGGTAGAGATGACAATTCCCCGCGGACAATACCTTGCTTCCCTGATAAAATGGACGCGCTCTAATAAGTTTTCATGATTGATTAAATAGTTCAAAATCCAGACACTTTCTCTTCTTTTCAACTGATAATTTCGTAAAAACCAGCGAATAAATTCTTTTTTATCCTTAATTGAAATAGGTGTGTTCAACGCAATTGCTCCCTCCTTCTTAAAGAGAGTTAAAAATCCTCCGACTCGGTCAAACGACTAAGATATCCCTCGATTTCTGTATCGCTTGGCTCCAATTTTAAATACTTGGCA
Encoded proteins:
- a CDS encoding sporulation protein YpjB — its product is MNRTSYAQLLLCFLLAVGAFLPGKAVLAHHQDVHSSIYQYVRFVQEERYEEAEALLQHHSQEFTQYASEHTDTDKAKIAVDVLQRNLQAVAVPEDKDSQLYTHAMSLLLVFDALKNEKEPLWMTWKQELQSEIEQLSKTDEELAMQDINRLTTHWNIMEPALKLAADEEGYMQTSAAISYLLASMDSPGWQEQMITASDLLQQIETGNDDTLKRNLTLIFMVAAVGGFIIITLSYVAWKKYKGERTRQENKRENS
- a CDS encoding YitT family protein, translated to MSVFGIKLKNTLFILFGSAVFAFGIVHFNMQNELGEGGFTGITLLFYFLWGWDPAIMNIVLNVPAFIVGWRFLSRNTFIYTIIGTLAVSLFLSIFQAHQFYLHLESDMTLVALFAGVSIGIGLGIIFRYGGTTGGVDIIARIVHKYAGWSMGKTMFLFDAIVISTSIIAYLELVEGMYTLVAVYVAARVIDFIQEGAYAARGATIISNRSHEVSEEILRRMDRGVTVLQGKGRYTGENREVLYCVVGRNEIVRLQNIINSVDPHAFVAVTSVHDVLGEGFTLDENKQPLQD
- a CDS encoding DUF2487 family protein, with translation MQWNKQDLGQYFTAEEYIDTLLIPLIPVTFTNQKEMEKSAAQQETGMIFVREMEKHFKGRIFLLPAYHYLASENLGAEVSRLNEWAAKASERPFKHVFFFSFDPHWKKQERNLNGNLLWLPAIQSEDTQSKETQTIIKDQVSQLTDLIKTYW
- a CDS encoding DUF1405 domain-containing protein → MYKYLLTNKQFLWMLLVINILGTIYGYYWYGSQLAVTPTIFLPFVPDSPTASLFFSLFLGFYLYGRQAPYIEALAIITLFKYGVWAVVMNLLTLFTTGDLVWQGYMLMASHGAMAIQGLLYAPFYKIKLRHIMVAAIWTLHNDIIDYVFGMMPVYSSLTDYMNEIGYFTFWLSIVSIAIAYYLTIHLKRKSHLLQ
- a CDS encoding ReoY family proteolytic degradation factor; the protein is MNTPISIKDKKEFIRWFLRNYQLKRRESVWILNYLINHENLLERVHFIREARYCPRGIVISTFCSEEAPFRFYKNHIVTTDAEKSFHDIRLNRKDPVYIQLNFKNANQSASYVAVLEDNPYLPDDYFITKKDRLAAKKMLDKSIYQTQKQRLQEGIDLALDNRDQSSFDRLIRELRELEDRFAQVK
- the bshA gene encoding N-acetyl-alpha-D-glucosaminyl L-malate synthase BshA; translation: MKKIGITCYPSVGGSGVIATELGKLLAKQGNEIHFITSSLPFRLQGVNSNIYFHEVELNHYPVFQYPPYDLALANKMAEVIDQEKLDILHVHYAMPHAICAILAREIAEHDVKIVTTLHGTDITVLGIDNSLTKMIKHGIDQSDAVTAVSRSLVAQTKEMLGVEREIEVIYNFIDEREYHQRENQRLRQDYGIADEEKVIIHVSNFRKVKRVADVIAAFHIIQGKVPAKLLLVGDGPEYSEMCRVVKQLGIEDRVLFLGRQINVSDLFSIADLKLLLSEKESFGLVLLEAMACGVPCIGTNIGGIPEVIEHGQTGFITDLGDIKDIAERAVQLLTDSELWQTFSKTAVQSAHKRFRAEKILTAYEQVYDSVMTGGQ
- a CDS encoding menaquinol-cytochrome c reductase cytochrome b/c subunit translates to MHKGKGMKFVGDSRITAERKPNIPKDYSEYPGRTEAFWPNFLLKEWLVGAVFLVGFLCLTAAHPAPLEGIADPTAAGYIPLPDWYFLFLYQFLKYEFASGPYFVIGAIIAPGLAFGGLLLAPFLDNRPGRKVSQRPIAVSLMLLGMASVFWLTYEAAEHVNWQQRAEENTPELPVEVEIDEDHPGYEVYQNNSCIQCHGESLEGGAAAPPLTDIDHSVDEIKDIAQNGIGDMPPGQFEGTDEELQQLAEFIVEVNESGE
- a CDS encoding nucleotide pyrophosphohydrolase; this translates as MDHEKGYTTVEMQKRVDAYIGQFKEGYFSPLSLMARLTEEVGELAREVNHHHGEKPKKASEQEKTMEDELGDLLFVAICFANSLDIDLSDAFERSMSKIETRDKNRWTRKDGEGKDHD
- the mgsA gene encoding methylglyoxal synthase; translated protein: MNIALIAHDKKKSDMIEFTIAYTHILEKHQLYATGTTGSKIAEATNMDIHRFQSGPLGGDQQIGAMIAQNDMDVVIFFRDPLTAQPHEPDVSALMRLCDVYQIPLATNLGAAEIVVRALEHGDFQWREIVKGK
- a CDS encoding zinc metallopeptidase — its product is MFASLGGYLIYIALLMIIPLWAQSKVKRTYKKYSQVATSSYVTGAQVARKILDDNGIFDVRVEETRGTLSDHYDPRKKVVRLSQDNYHGHSMAASAIAAHEVGHAIQDAESYAFLRFRHSLFPLANLGSNLSFILIIAGAIMDMMNLVFVGIVFMSFAVLFQLVTLPVEFNASSRAMGQLVSSGIIRNNEERQTKKVLNAAALTYVAAAMVAVAELIRFILMFVVSNDD
- a CDS encoding QcrA and Rieske domain-containing protein; protein product: MSEKRQQVSRRQFLNYTLTGVGGFMAAGMLAPMVRFAIDPALQASTTGEFKAVEDVENITEEPTRVDWEIDQVDAWYESTVTKTAWVYKDENGDIVALSPICKHLGCMVTWAGNDDYPDQFYCPCHDGRYYKSGENVPNTPPPEGLDFYEYKIEDGTLLLGPTKPRGEA
- the dapB gene encoding 4-hydroxy-tetrahydrodipicolinate reductase: MTKTKVIVAGPRGKMGSEALRMIAKQDDLELAACLDRKNDGMLVRDIDGLPAFDARIYEDVEECFQQVEADVLVDLTTPEYGYLHTKTALENGIRPVVGTTGFTEEQLEELTRLAEEKQLGTVIAPNFALGAVLMMQFSKWAAKYFPDVEIIERHHDNKLDAPSGTAVKTARLIQEVRESKRQGHQDEKETIEGARGADVDGMKIHSVRLPGLVAHQEVVFGASGQNLTIKHDSFHRESFMSGVKLAIDHVMKLDLLVYGLENLLE
- the qcrB gene encoding menaquinol-cytochrome c reductase cytochrome b subunit, which translates into the protein MLQKLYDWVDERVDITPLWRDIADHEVPEHVNPAHHFSAFVYCFGGLTFFVTVIQILSGMFLTMYYVPDIENAWRSVYYLQTEVAHGQIVRGMHHWGASVVIVMLFLHTLRVFFQGAYKKPRELNWMVGVLLFFIMLGLGLTGYLLPWDNKAYFATQVTLEIAEKVPFIGEATKTLMAGDPNIVGAQTLTRFFAIHVFFLPAALFALMAVHFILIRKQGISGPL